One segment of Manihot esculenta cultivar AM560-2 chromosome 4, M.esculenta_v8, whole genome shotgun sequence DNA contains the following:
- the LOC110613223 gene encoding auxin transporter-like protein 5, which yields MAADKEVETVIVGNYEEMETEGKPKDMKTILSKFLWHGGSAYDAWFSCASNQVAQVLLTLPYSFSQLGMASGILFQLFYGLLGSWTAYLISILYVEYRTRKEREKVDFRNHVIQWFEVLDGLLGKYWRNVGLAFNCTFLLFGSVIQLIACASNIYYINDNLDKRTWTYIFGACCATTVFIPSFHNYRMWSFLGLLMTTYTAWYLTIASLLHGQVEGVKHSGPTKMVLYFTGATNILYTFGGHAVTVEIMHAMWKPQKFKAIYLLATLYVLTLTLPSAAAVYWAFGDLLLNHSNAFSLLPRSPFRDMAVILMLIHQFITFGFACTPLYFVWEKAIGLHECKSLCKRAAARLPVVIPIWFLAIIFPFFGPINSTVGSLLVSFTVYIIPALAHTFTFKSAAARENAVEQPPRFVGRWVGTYVINVFVVIWVLIVGFGFGGWASMINFVHQIDTFGLFTKCYQCPPPLPNNLNATNAAPPLYHPINRTHHL from the exons ATGGCAGCTGATAAGGAGGTGGAGACTGTGATTGTAGGGAATTATGAGGAGATGGAAACTGAAGGGAAGCCTAAGGACATGAAGACGATTCTATCTAAGTTTTTGTGGCATGGTGGTTCTGCTTACGATGCTTGGTTTAGCTGCGCTTCCAATCAG GTGGCTCAGGTGTTGCTTACTTTACCATACTCGTTTTCTCAGTTAGGAATGGCCTCCGGCATACTTTTTCAGCTCTTTTATGGGCTGTTGGGTAGCTGGACAGCTTATCTGATTAGCATACTTTACGTAGAGTACAgaactagaaaagaaagagaaaaagttgaTTTCAGGAACCATGTCATCCAG TGGTTCGAAGTTCTTGATGGGCTCCTAGGAAAATACTGGAGGAATGTCGGTTTGGCATTTAACTGCACTTTTCTTCTCTTTGGATCTGTCATTCAACTCATTGCTTGTGCAAG CAACATATATTACATAAACGACAATCTAGACAAGAGAACTTGGACTTACATCTTCGGAGCTTGTTGTGCCACCACAGTGTTTATTCCTTCATTTCACAATTACAGAATGTGGTCATTTCTTGGCCTTCTCATGACCACCTACACTGCTTGGTATCTCACCATTGCCTCTCTCCTCCATGGCCAG GTGGAGGGAGTGAAGCATTCGGGTCCAACGAAGATGGTTCTCTACTTCACTGGGGCCACAAACATTCTCTACACATTTGGCGGACATGCTGTTACTGT AGAAATCATGCACGCAATGTGGAAGCCTCAGAAATTCAAAGCCATATACTTGCTGGCAACACTGTATGTACTAACACTAACGCTTCCATCAGCAGCAGCAGTGTATTGGGCTTTTGGAGACTTGCTTCTTAATCACTCCAACGCCTTTTCTCTCCTCCCAAGATCACCCTTCAGAGACATGGCCGTCATTTTAATGCTCATCCACCAG TTTATAACATTTGGGTTTGCATGCACCCCTTTGTACTTCGTATGGGAGAAAGCGATAGGGTTGCATGAATGCAAGAGCTTGTGTAAAAGAGCTGCAGCCAGATTGCCTGTGGTCATTCCTATTTGGTTTTTAGCTATCATCTTCCCTTTCTTTGGACCCATCAACTCCACCGTTGGATCTCTCCTTGTTAGCTTCACTGTCTACATCATCCCTGCCCTCGCCCACACCTTTACCTTCAAATCAGCCGCTGCAAGAGAG AATGCAGTGGAGCAGCCACCAAGGTTCGTGGGCAGATGGGTGGGGACGTACGTGATAAATGTGTTCGTGGTGATATGGGTGTTGATTGTTGGGTTTGGATTTGGCGGGTGGGCAAGCATGATAAATTTCGTACACCAGATTGATACATTTGGTCTCTTCACAAAATGTTACCAGTGCCCACCACCACTTCCCAACAATCTAAACGCCACCAACGCAGCTCCTCCCCTCTACCACCCCATCAATCGTACTCACCACCTttga